A region of Bacillus cabrialesii DNA encodes the following proteins:
- the addA gene encoding helicase-exonuclease AddAB subunit AddA — MNIPKPADSTWTDDQWNAIVSTGQDILVAAAAGSGKTAVLVERMIRKITAEENPIDVDRLLVVTFTNASAAEMKHRIADALEKELVKRPGSLHIRRQLSLLNRASISTLHSFCLQVLKKYYYLIDLDPGFRIADQTEGELLGDEVLDELFEDEYARGDKAFFELVDRYTTDRHDLDLQFLVKQVYEYSRSHPNPEAWLESFVHLYDVSEKSAIEELPFYQYVKEDIAMVLNGAKEKLLRALELTKAPGGPAPRADNFLDDLAQIDELIQQQDDFYELYKRVPAVSFKRAKAVKGDEFDAALLDEATDLRNGAKKLLEKLKTDYFTRSPEQHLKSLADMKPVIETLVQLVISYGKRFEAAKQEKSIIDFSDLEHYCLSILAAENDKGEREPSEAARFYQEQFHEVLVDEYQDTNLVQESILQLVTSGPEETGNLFMVGDVKQSIYRFRLAEPLLFLSKYKRFTESGEGTGRKIDLNKNFRSRADILDSTNFLFKQLMGGKIGEVDYDELAELKLGAAYPDNDETETELLLIGSSEETDAGEEAEELETVQFEAKAIAKEIRKLISSPFKVYDGKTKTHRNIQYRDIVILLRSMPWAPQIMEELRAQGIPVYANLTSGYFEAVEVAVTLSVLKVIDNPYQDIPLASVLRSPIVGADENELSLIRLENTKAPYYEAMKDYLAAGDRNDELYQKLQAFYGHLQKWRSFSKNHSVSELIWEVYRDTKYMDYVGGMPGGKQRQANLRVLYDRARQYEATAFRGLFRFLRFIERMQERGDDLGTARALSEQEDVVRLMTIHSSKGLEFPVVFTAGLGRNFNMMDLNKSYLLDKELGFGTKFIHPQLRISYPTLPLIAMKKKMRRELLSEELRVLYVALTRAKEKLFLIGSCKDHQKQLAKWQASASQTDWLLPEFDRYQAKTYLDFIGPALARHRDMETLAENSAAAHADISGHPARFAVRMIHSYDLLDDDLEERMEEKSERLEAIRQGEPVPGSFAFDEKAREQLSWTYPHHEVTQIRTKQSVSEIKRKREYEDEYSGRAPVKPADGSILYRRPAFMMKKGLTAAEKGTAMHTVMQHIPLTHAPTIEEAERTVQKLYEKELLTEEQKAAIDIEEIVQFFHTEIGGQLIGAKWKEREVPFSLALPAKEIYPDAQEADEPLLVQGIIDCLYETEDGLYLLDYKSDRIEGKFQHGFEGAAPILKKRYKTQIQLYTKAVEQIAKTKVKGCALYFFDGGHILTL; from the coding sequence ATGAACATTCCTAAACCGGCAGACAGCACATGGACAGATGACCAATGGAATGCCATTGTTTCAACCGGCCAGGATATTCTTGTGGCAGCGGCGGCGGGCTCCGGGAAAACCGCTGTGCTCGTTGAACGAATGATCCGGAAAATCACCGCGGAAGAAAACCCGATTGATGTAGATCGGCTGCTCGTTGTGACATTTACAAACGCCTCGGCGGCAGAAATGAAACACCGAATCGCGGATGCCCTGGAAAAAGAACTTGTAAAGCGCCCCGGCTCGTTGCATATCAGACGCCAGCTGTCTCTTTTAAACCGGGCCAGCATTTCGACACTTCACTCCTTTTGCCTGCAAGTGCTGAAAAAATATTACTACTTGATCGATCTTGATCCGGGCTTTCGGATTGCCGATCAGACAGAAGGCGAGCTGCTTGGGGATGAAGTGCTGGATGAGCTGTTTGAAGATGAATACGCAAGGGGCGACAAGGCGTTTTTTGAACTTGTTGACCGCTATACGACAGACCGGCACGATTTGGATCTGCAATTTCTTGTTAAACAGGTGTACGAGTATTCCCGATCCCATCCAAACCCGGAGGCATGGCTGGAAAGCTTTGTTCATTTATACGATGTATCCGAAAAGAGCGCCATCGAGGAGCTTCCGTTTTATCAATATGTCAAAGAGGATATTGCGATGGTGCTTAACGGAGCGAAAGAAAAGCTCCTGCGCGCGCTTGAGCTGACGAAAGCGCCGGGCGGCCCCGCGCCGCGCGCTGATAATTTTCTTGATGATCTTGCGCAGATTGATGAACTGATTCAGCAGCAGGACGATTTTTATGAGCTTTATAAGCGGGTGCCCGCAGTCTCTTTTAAGCGCGCGAAGGCAGTAAAAGGGGACGAGTTTGATGCTGCGTTGCTTGATGAAGCAACGGATTTGAGAAACGGTGCAAAAAAACTGCTTGAAAAGCTCAAAACTGACTATTTCACGAGAAGTCCTGAGCAGCACTTGAAAAGCTTAGCCGACATGAAGCCTGTCATTGAGACGCTCGTGCAGCTTGTCATCAGCTACGGAAAACGGTTTGAAGCGGCGAAACAGGAAAAATCAATCATCGATTTTTCTGATTTGGAGCATTACTGCTTGTCCATTTTGGCAGCTGAAAATGACAAAGGTGAACGCGAGCCGAGTGAGGCAGCAAGATTTTATCAGGAGCAGTTTCATGAGGTGCTCGTTGATGAATATCAAGATACAAACCTCGTGCAGGAATCGATCCTGCAGCTTGTCACAAGCGGGCCGGAGGAGACTGGAAACCTGTTTATGGTAGGGGATGTCAAACAGTCGATTTATCGATTCAGGCTTGCGGAGCCGCTCCTTTTCCTTTCCAAATACAAACGGTTTACAGAAAGCGGAGAAGGCACAGGACGGAAAATCGACTTGAATAAAAATTTCCGTAGCCGGGCTGATATTTTAGATAGCACAAACTTTTTATTTAAACAGCTGATGGGCGGCAAAATCGGTGAGGTTGATTATGACGAGCTGGCTGAACTGAAGCTCGGTGCGGCATATCCGGACAATGATGAGACGGAAACGGAGCTGCTGCTGATCGGCAGCTCAGAAGAGACGGATGCAGGTGAGGAAGCAGAAGAGCTGGAAACGGTGCAGTTCGAGGCGAAAGCGATCGCTAAGGAAATTCGCAAATTGATTTCATCGCCATTTAAGGTGTATGACGGAAAAACGAAAACACACCGCAATATTCAATACCGCGATATCGTGATTTTGCTGCGCTCCATGCCGTGGGCGCCGCAAATCATGGAAGAGCTGAGAGCACAGGGCATACCGGTTTACGCCAATTTAACGTCAGGCTATTTTGAAGCGGTCGAAGTTGCCGTCACGCTCTCAGTGCTGAAGGTGATCGATAACCCTTACCAGGATATACCGCTTGCCTCTGTTCTGCGCTCACCGATTGTCGGAGCAGATGAAAACGAGCTGTCTTTGATCCGGCTTGAAAATACAAAAGCGCCTTACTATGAAGCGATGAAAGACTACTTGGCTGCCGGCGACCGGAACGACGAGCTTTATCAAAAGCTGCAAGCGTTCTACGGACATCTGCAAAAATGGCGCTCGTTTTCAAAAAACCACTCAGTATCTGAACTGATTTGGGAAGTGTACCGCGACACGAAGTACATGGATTATGTCGGCGGGATGCCGGGCGGAAAACAGCGCCAGGCCAATTTGCGCGTCCTTTACGACCGGGCGCGCCAATATGAAGCGACGGCATTTCGCGGCCTGTTCCGTTTTCTGCGGTTTATCGAACGCATGCAGGAGCGAGGGGATGATCTTGGAACGGCGCGAGCGCTCAGCGAGCAGGAGGATGTTGTCCGCTTAATGACGATTCACAGCAGCAAAGGGCTCGAATTTCCCGTCGTGTTTACGGCGGGTCTCGGCCGCAATTTCAACATGATGGACTTGAACAAATCGTATCTGCTGGACAAGGAGCTCGGGTTTGGCACGAAGTTTATTCATCCGCAATTGCGCATCAGCTATCCGACGCTTCCGCTCATTGCGATGAAGAAAAAAATGCGCAGGGAACTGCTGTCAGAGGAATTGCGTGTTCTGTATGTTGCATTAACGAGAGCAAAAGAAAAACTGTTTCTGATTGGCTCGTGCAAGGATCATCAGAAACAGCTCGCGAAATGGCAGGCATCCGCGTCACAAACTGACTGGCTTCTGCCTGAATTTGACCGCTATCAGGCAAAAACGTATTTAGATTTCATCGGGCCGGCCCTTGCCAGACACAGAGATATGGAGACTTTGGCTGAAAACAGTGCGGCTGCGCATGCTGACATCTCGGGACACCCGGCTCGTTTTGCCGTCCGAATGATCCATTCCTATGATTTGCTGGATGATGATCTGGAAGAAAGAATGGAAGAAAAAAGCGAACGCTTAGAAGCGATTCGCCAAGGTGAACCAGTTCCCGGCTCGTTTGCGTTTGATGAAAAAGCCCGTGAGCAGCTGAGCTGGACATATCCGCATCACGAGGTGACGCAAATTCGCACAAAGCAGTCGGTGTCTGAGATCAAGAGAAAAAGAGAGTACGAGGATGAATACAGCGGCAGGGCCCCCGTTAAACCGGCTGACGGAAGCATTCTGTACAGGCGTCCGGCTTTCATGATGAAAAAAGGCCTGACAGCGGCGGAGAAAGGAACGGCCATGCATACGGTGATGCAGCATATCCCGCTGACACATGCGCCGACGATAGAAGAAGCGGAGCGGACGGTTCAAAAGCTTTATGAAAAAGAACTGCTCACTGAAGAACAAAAAGCCGCTATTGATATAGAAGAAATCGTTCAATTCTTCCACACGGAAATCGGCGGACAGCTGATCGGCGCGAAATGGAAGGAGCGGGAAGTGCCATTCAGTTTGGCGCTTCCGGCCAAGGAGATCTATCCTGATGCACAGGAGGCGGATGAGCCGCTTTTAGTGCAGGGAATCATTGACTGTCTCTATGAAACTGAGGACGGTTTATATCTCTTGGACTATAAATCAGACCGGATTGAGGGCAAATTCCAGCACGGCTTTGAAGGAGCGGCCCCGATTTTGAAAAAACGATATAAAACGCAAATTCAGCTGTACACGAAGGCTGTTGAGCAAATTGCAAAAACAAAGGTAAAGGGATGTGCGCTTTATTTCTTTGACGGAGGGCACATTCTGACATTATAG
- the sbcD gene encoding exonuclease subunit SbcD, whose translation MRILHTADWHLGKTLEGRSRLSEQADVLDELNMIVKEERIDAIVMAGDAFDTVNPPALAEQLFYESLSALSDRGKRPIVVIAGNHDNPDRLSAASPLTHEHGIHLIGYPTTEPLHIEVPSAGELLAVGALAYPSEARLNEVLSDTFDEKLLRDHYDVKIRQAFEHMTSRFRKDAVKVAASHIYVAGGNQTDSERPIEVGGAYTVAAESLPADAAYVALGHLHRPQTIKRARTLARYSGSPLAYSFSEAGYAKSVTIVDAKPGEEASWHEVLLSSGKPLVKWKAANGLSEVYSWLDEGRDQNAWIDLEIRLADQLSLEEIHRLRKAHPGFIHIRPVFEEQNKDRERIEVKHVSIEDRFKKFYEKQTGGAVPDEEMVKLFLELASGVEEEDAK comes from the coding sequence TTGCGGATTTTACATACGGCTGACTGGCATCTTGGAAAAACGCTGGAAGGAAGAAGCAGACTGAGTGAACAGGCCGATGTGCTTGATGAATTGAATATGATTGTAAAGGAAGAGAGAATCGATGCCATTGTAATGGCGGGGGACGCGTTTGACACCGTGAACCCGCCGGCTTTAGCCGAGCAGCTGTTTTATGAAAGCCTGTCTGCGCTCAGCGACAGAGGGAAGCGCCCGATTGTTGTCATTGCCGGAAATCACGATAATCCTGACCGTTTGTCCGCCGCTTCACCGCTGACACATGAACATGGCATTCATTTAATCGGCTATCCGACAACAGAACCGCTTCATATTGAAGTGCCTTCAGCAGGTGAGCTTTTGGCGGTCGGAGCGCTGGCGTACCCATCTGAAGCGCGGTTAAATGAAGTGCTTTCCGATACATTTGATGAAAAGCTTCTCCGCGATCATTATGACGTGAAAATCAGGCAGGCGTTTGAGCATATGACAAGCCGGTTCCGCAAAGACGCAGTGAAGGTTGCCGCCAGCCATATTTATGTCGCAGGCGGAAACCAAACAGATTCAGAGCGGCCGATTGAAGTCGGCGGCGCTTATACGGTGGCTGCTGAAAGCCTGCCGGCGGATGCGGCTTACGTGGCGCTTGGCCATTTGCATCGCCCGCAAACGATCAAGCGGGCGCGGACACTTGCCCGTTATTCTGGATCTCCGCTCGCCTACAGCTTTTCTGAAGCGGGCTACGCCAAATCAGTGACAATCGTGGACGCGAAGCCGGGAGAAGAGGCCTCTTGGCATGAGGTTTTATTATCAAGCGGCAAGCCCCTTGTGAAGTGGAAAGCGGCAAATGGCCTAAGCGAGGTGTATAGCTGGCTTGATGAAGGCAGGGATCAGAATGCCTGGATTGACCTTGAAATCCGTTTGGCGGACCAGCTGTCACTTGAAGAAATTCATAGGCTGCGGAAGGCGCACCCGGGGTTTATCCATATCAGGCCGGTTTTTGAAGAACAGAACAAAGACCGGGAGCGGATCGAGGTTAAGCATGTGTCGATCGAAGACCGCTTTAAGAAATTTTATGAAAAACAAACTGGCGGCGCGGTGCCGGATGAAGAAATGGTGAAGCTGTTTTTAGAGCTAGCATCAGGCGTTGAAGAGGAGGATGCGAAATGA
- the sbcC gene encoding exonuclease subunit SbcC has protein sequence MKPIALTIKGLHSFREEQTIDFEGLSGAGVFGIFGPTGSGKSSILDAMTLALYGKVERAANNTHGILNHAEDTLSVSFTFALQTNHQISYKVERVFKRTDEMKVKTALCRFIEIKEEHTVLADKASEVNKRVEELLGLTIDDFTRAVVLPQGKFAEFLSLKGAERRHMLQRLFNLEQYGDRLVKKLRRQAQEANARKNEMLAEQSGLGEAGSEAVEQAEQALEQAEARLEAMRKNRDQAKERFTEHQEIWNVQKEKAAYDEEKKRLEEEQPHVDSMQKRLLEAETAAALKPYADRYAEAIRHEEKAEKEQTLAQKELADRTAFFHQKHEEYEAWRRHKSEKEPELLTEQEQLSRLQEIEIKLSEAKREEEGKKAELQQKEEALQSVMNELEAVTDRLARGQSRQTELKQQLKSLQVTSDERKSCQQAAEMALRIRQTEEQITKERKRSDALNLVLQKMNEEKSILVQKTETEENNIIQAYEAVQTVYHMVCETERSLTRMTEQAKKRQQTLHSQREKARVALLTKELAEKLTAGKPCPVCGSTHHDPSASVHETYEFDSSLEDNIKQTDVLLTEAAALSQEILSAKITLEEQSARFIEQCPFLQKIQQAPNLEAAASYENQPGHDAFDAAKIEWKRVKQDILSVKTRMAQMISAYQESLKKADQLNEKIGFEKREADRIESIIAELQSSLDSRLKMFNEAFQDQSVNEAEKWQQAIEEKDRAAEDCEKRIEKSIAFLAEHESQKEKLRESGHQLEREKLELHYAAERIKSAIADYEHELGDYAKGDSIQIKLRSVQQDLKLLKEKEQSLYEELQRAQMKLNQAKSRASASELTLQEAKDRLEKAESDWLGHAKSTRFTRTEEVERSLIPADELEKIKAGIDQFVDKLKQNAANLMRVEERLAGRALSESEWSDTVRALQEAEDAFGAAIEEKGAAAKALAVIREHHKRFNEIEAELKKWQTHIDRLDKLQAVFKGNTFVEFLAEEQLESVARDASARLGMLTRQRYAIEVDSEGGFVMRDDANGGVKRPVSSLSGGETFLTSLSLALALSAQIQLRGEYPLQFFFLDEGFGTLDQDLLDTVVTALEKLQSDNLSVGVISHVQELRARLPKKLIVHPAEPSGRGTRVSLELM, from the coding sequence ATGAAGCCGATTGCCTTAACGATAAAGGGGCTCCACAGCTTTAGAGAGGAGCAGACAATAGATTTTGAAGGCCTTTCCGGTGCAGGTGTTTTCGGCATTTTCGGCCCGACAGGAAGCGGCAAATCTTCTATCCTCGACGCGATGACGCTTGCTTTATACGGAAAGGTGGAGCGGGCGGCAAACAATACGCACGGTATCTTAAATCATGCGGAAGATACGCTGTCTGTTTCCTTTACCTTTGCGCTTCAGACGAATCATCAAATCTCTTACAAAGTCGAGCGCGTGTTTAAGAGAACGGATGAAATGAAGGTGAAAACGGCACTTTGCCGCTTCATCGAGATCAAGGAAGAGCATACGGTGCTGGCTGATAAAGCCAGCGAAGTAAATAAAAGAGTGGAAGAGCTTTTGGGGCTGACGATCGATGATTTTACGAGAGCGGTGGTCCTGCCGCAAGGAAAATTTGCCGAATTTCTGTCTTTAAAAGGGGCGGAGCGCAGACATATGCTTCAGCGATTATTTAATTTGGAGCAGTATGGAGACCGGCTTGTGAAAAAACTGAGACGGCAGGCGCAGGAAGCCAATGCGAGAAAAAATGAAATGCTTGCTGAACAGTCGGGTCTCGGCGAGGCGGGTTCAGAAGCGGTTGAGCAGGCGGAACAGGCTCTCGAACAAGCTGAAGCCCGGCTGGAAGCGATGAGGAAGAATCGTGATCAGGCAAAAGAGCGGTTTACCGAGCATCAGGAAATTTGGAATGTCCAAAAGGAAAAAGCCGCTTATGATGAAGAGAAAAAACGTCTCGAAGAGGAACAGCCGCACGTAGACAGCATGCAAAAGCGCCTGCTGGAAGCTGAAACTGCCGCTGCTCTGAAACCCTATGCGGATCGGTACGCAGAAGCGATCCGGCATGAGGAGAAAGCTGAAAAGGAACAAACGCTTGCTCAAAAGGAGTTAGCGGACCGGACTGCTTTCTTTCATCAAAAACATGAGGAGTATGAAGCGTGGCGACGGCATAAAAGCGAAAAAGAACCTGAGCTTTTAACCGAACAGGAACAGCTTTCCCGCCTGCAGGAGATTGAGATCAAACTGAGTGAGGCCAAGCGAGAGGAAGAAGGCAAAAAGGCTGAACTCCAGCAGAAAGAAGAGGCTCTTCAATCTGTCATGAATGAATTGGAGGCTGTAACAGACCGTCTGGCGCGGGGACAAAGCAGGCAGACGGAATTGAAGCAGCAGCTCAAATCTTTGCAAGTGACATCCGATGAGCGAAAAAGCTGCCAGCAGGCCGCAGAAATGGCATTGCGCATCAGGCAGACTGAGGAGCAAATCACAAAAGAGCGAAAACGAAGTGACGCATTGAACCTCGTGCTTCAGAAGATGAATGAGGAGAAGAGTATACTCGTTCAAAAGACGGAAACGGAAGAAAACAATATCATTCAGGCGTATGAGGCTGTACAAACCGTGTACCATATGGTGTGCGAGACGGAACGTTCATTAACACGCATGACTGAGCAGGCTAAAAAAAGACAGCAAACGCTTCACTCGCAGCGCGAAAAAGCAAGGGTGGCACTGCTGACAAAAGAGTTAGCTGAAAAGCTGACAGCCGGAAAGCCTTGTCCAGTCTGCGGTTCAACCCATCATGATCCGTCTGCCTCAGTACATGAAACATATGAGTTCGACAGCAGCCTTGAAGACAACATCAAACAGACAGATGTGTTGCTGACGGAAGCGGCAGCTCTCAGCCAGGAGATTCTTTCTGCCAAAATCACGCTTGAAGAACAATCCGCGCGGTTTATTGAACAGTGTCCGTTTTTGCAAAAGATTCAACAAGCACCGAACCTTGAAGCGGCAGCTTCTTACGAGAATCAGCCGGGGCATGACGCATTCGATGCTGCCAAAATTGAATGGAAACGAGTCAAGCAGGATATTCTTTCTGTCAAAACACGGATGGCACAAATGATCAGCGCCTATCAGGAGTCTTTAAAAAAAGCCGATCAGCTTAATGAAAAAATCGGTTTTGAAAAAAGAGAGGCGGACCGTATCGAAAGCATCATCGCTGAGCTTCAGTCCTCGTTGGACAGCCGTCTGAAAATGTTTAATGAAGCGTTTCAGGATCAATCTGTGAATGAAGCGGAAAAATGGCAGCAAGCCATTGAAGAAAAGGACCGGGCTGCAGAAGATTGCGAAAAACGAATTGAGAAGAGCATCGCATTTCTTGCTGAGCATGAATCGCAAAAGGAAAAGCTGCGGGAATCTGGACACCAGCTTGAACGGGAAAAGCTGGAGCTTCATTATGCGGCTGAACGCATCAAGAGCGCGATAGCTGATTATGAGCACGAACTCGGAGATTACGCAAAAGGAGATTCGATCCAAATCAAACTCCGCTCTGTCCAGCAAGATCTAAAGCTGTTAAAGGAAAAAGAGCAATCTCTATATGAAGAACTGCAACGCGCCCAAATGAAGCTCAATCAGGCGAAAAGCCGCGCTTCAGCAAGCGAGCTGACTCTTCAAGAGGCGAAGGACAGATTGGAAAAAGCCGAATCCGATTGGCTTGGGCATGCGAAAAGCACTCGCTTTACCCGGACTGAAGAGGTGGAGAGAAGTCTCATTCCAGCCGATGAGCTTGAAAAGATAAAAGCGGGCATAGACCAGTTTGTGGATAAACTGAAGCAAAATGCCGCAAACTTAATGCGTGTAGAAGAGAGACTTGCCGGCCGAGCCTTATCAGAGAGCGAATGGAGCGATACCGTTAGGGCATTACAAGAAGCTGAGGACGCATTTGGCGCTGCGATAGAGGAAAAAGGCGCGGCAGCGAAAGCGCTGGCCGTTATTCGCGAACATCATAAACGGTTTAACGAAATTGAGGCTGAGCTGAAAAAATGGCAGACGCATATCGACAGGCTGGACAAGCTGCAAGCCGTGTTTAAAGGGAACACCTTCGTCGAATTTTTAGCTGAGGAGCAGCTTGAAAGCGTTGCGCGGGACGCGTCAGCAAGACTTGGCATGCTGACGAGACAGCGCTATGCCATCGAAGTGGATTCAGAAGGCGGATTCGTGATGCGCGATGACGCAAATGGAGGCGTCAAACGGCCGGTATCCAGCTTGTCTGGAGGAGAGACCTTCCTCACCTCGCTTTCTCTCGCTCTTGCGCTGTCTGCGCAGATCCAGCTTCGCGGAGAATACCCGCTCCAGTTCTTTTTCTTAGATGAAGGGTTCGGCACCCTGGATCAAGATCTGCTTGATACAGTTGTGACAGCCTTGGAAAAACTGCAATCAGACAATCTGTCTGTCGGTGTCATCAGCCATGTGCAGGAACTGCGGGCCCGGCTTCCGAAAAAGCTGATCGTCCATCCGGCTGAACCGAGCGGACGCGGCACACGGGTGTCACTTGAATTGATGTAA
- the hlpB gene encoding HNH nuclease-like protein HlpB, with protein MAKQTAGICELCGRSDVQLTEHHLTPKEEGGTFLPTAMLCIPCHKQIHALYTNQELAVRLNGINELRSDPKLARFVKWIRKQPPEKLIKTKKSNERKKKT; from the coding sequence ATGGCAAAGCAAACTGCCGGAATATGTGAGCTGTGCGGCCGGAGCGATGTCCAGCTGACAGAGCACCACCTCACACCGAAAGAGGAAGGCGGAACATTTCTGCCGACAGCAATGCTCTGTATTCCTTGCCATAAACAGATTCATGCCTTATATACCAATCAAGAGCTTGCCGTTCGCTTAAACGGAATCAATGAGCTCAGAAGCGATCCGAAGCTTGCCCGGTTTGTCAAATGGATCCGAAAACAGCCGCCTGAAAAGCTGATCAAAACAAAGAAATCAAATGAACGAAAAAAGAAAACATGA
- a CDS encoding spore germination protein — MPAIVGPIAINSISGGVVNFGDSFYLSPKSSSKSALGSGAGNTGDFLLLNNAVNATNYIDPDVNDQDMVGNG, encoded by the coding sequence ATGCCAGCAATTGTCGGGCCTATAGCTATCAATTCCATATCGGGCGGAGTCGTAAACTTTGGTGATTCCTTTTACTTATCTCCGAAAAGCTCTTCAAAATCTGCGCTCGGTTCGGGAGCAGGAAATACGGGAGATTTCCTTCTATTAAACAACGCAGTCAACGCGACAAATTATATAGACCCCGATGTCAACGATCAGGATATGGTTGGAAACGGATAA
- a CDS encoding spore germination protein GerPE translates to MLKRISRIRVIKFNSLGIASVFQAGDTNEIDMSVNVFAVQRSLSTFYHNEGSFNRKEYPIFQQQAVKPIPETGVESAFCHEVPVIHVRNIKIQGVSASSVFHAGASSIVRGDARLKHIRQIQSPRSQSSAKNI, encoded by the coding sequence ATGCTAAAACGCATATCACGCATCAGAGTGATTAAATTTAACTCTCTTGGAATAGCAAGCGTATTTCAAGCTGGCGACACAAACGAAATTGATATGAGTGTAAACGTATTTGCTGTTCAGCGCTCGCTGTCCACGTTTTATCATAACGAAGGCTCATTTAACAGAAAGGAGTACCCGATCTTTCAGCAGCAGGCAGTAAAGCCGATTCCCGAAACAGGTGTAGAAAGCGCATTTTGCCACGAGGTGCCGGTCATTCATGTCCGCAACATCAAAATTCAAGGGGTCTCAGCCTCTTCTGTTTTTCATGCGGGGGCGTCTTCAATTGTTCGCGGTGACGCGAGACTCAAACATATCAGGCAGATTCAGTCTCCTCGCTCACAATCGTCCGCCAAGAACATATAA
- the gerPD gene encoding spore germination protein GerPD: MIFTVINRNLEVGDIRMNGVSSSSVFHIGDTESIYLSSIFDTPPESLIIGPFAPIAPE; this comes from the coding sequence GTGATCTTTACTGTCATCAACCGCAACCTCGAAGTCGGGGATATCCGGATGAATGGTGTATCCAGCTCCTCTGTATTCCACATCGGAGACACTGAATCCATCTATCTGTCTTCGATTTTTGATACACCGCCTGAATCTCTTATTATCGGGCCGTTTGCTCCGATTGCGCCGGAATAA
- a CDS encoding spore germination protein GerPC produces MYDQSVSSYLQNLNSFVQQQALHIQQLERQLKEVQSEMNTMKQRPATTIERVEYKFDQLKIERLDGTLNIGLNPSDPNSVQNFEVSQSTPEIGMMQQEESAQLMQQIRQNVDMYLTEEIPDVLEQLENQYDSRLDDTNRHHIIEDIRKQMDSRIHYYMSHIKKEEHTPPAQYAEHIAEHVKRDVIRAVEHFLEHIPSEMKGDEQA; encoded by the coding sequence ATGTATGATCAATCTGTTTCCTCTTACTTACAAAACTTGAACTCCTTTGTTCAGCAGCAGGCGCTTCATATTCAGCAGCTCGAACGTCAGCTGAAAGAGGTCCAATCTGAAATGAATACGATGAAACAGCGGCCGGCCACTACCATTGAGCGTGTGGAATATAAATTTGATCAGCTGAAAATCGAAAGGCTCGATGGGACATTAAATATCGGCTTAAATCCATCAGACCCGAACAGCGTCCAAAACTTTGAAGTCAGCCAATCGACACCGGAAATCGGGATGATGCAGCAGGAAGAGAGCGCCCAGCTCATGCAGCAAATCCGCCAGAATGTCGACATGTACTTAACCGAAGAAATCCCAGATGTTTTAGAGCAGCTTGAAAACCAGTACGACAGCAGGCTTGACGATACAAACAGACATCATATTATCGAAGACATCCGAAAACAGATGGACAGCCGGATCCACTATTACATGTCCCATATCAAAAAAGAAGAACATACACCGCCTGCGCAATATGCAGAACACATCGCCGAGCATGTGAAGCGTGACGTGATCCGTGCTGTAGAACATTTTCTGGAACATATCCCATCCGAAATGAAAGGAGATGAGCAAGCGTGA
- the gerPB gene encoding spore germination protein GerPB, whose protein sequence is MNFYINQTIQINYLRLESISNSSILQIGSAGSIKSLSNLYNTGSYVEPAPEVSALGQPVQLQEPDTGSLVPLQPPGR, encoded by the coding sequence ATGAACTTCTATATTAATCAAACGATACAAATTAACTATCTCCGGCTGGAATCAATCAGCAACTCCTCCATTCTGCAAATCGGAAGCGCCGGGTCAATCAAGTCCCTGTCAAACTTGTATAATACGGGAAGCTATGTAGAACCGGCACCAGAGGTTTCAGCCTTAGGGCAGCCGGTCCAGCTTCAGGAGCCCGATACAGGTTCATTGGTCCCGCTCCAGCCTCCTGGCCGTTAA
- a CDS encoding spore germination protein, translated as MPAIVGAFKINAIGTSGVVHIGDCITISPQAQVRTFAGAGSFNTGDSLKVMNYQNATNVYDNDAVDQPIVANA; from the coding sequence ATGCCGGCCATTGTCGGAGCGTTTAAAATTAATGCGATTGGTACGAGCGGAGTCGTTCACATCGGGGACTGCATTACGATCTCTCCTCAGGCACAGGTCAGAACGTTTGCCGGTGCCGGCAGCTTTAATACCGGCGACAGCCTCAAGGTAATGAATTACCAAAACGCAACAAATGTGTATGACAACGATGCGGTAGATCAGCCGATCGTAGCCAATGCGTAA
- a CDS encoding aspartyl-phosphate phosphatase Spo0E family protein, whose product MNSKIEEMRIILIETAQKYGMNSEETIQCSQELDSLLNSRIKEEMIFVGCSESSRM is encoded by the coding sequence ATGAACAGTAAAATTGAAGAAATGAGAATCATACTAATTGAAACAGCACAAAAATATGGCATGAATTCAGAGGAAACGATTCAATGCAGCCAAGAGCTTGACAGTTTGCTGAACAGCCGAATTAAAGAAGAAATGATTTTTGTGGGATGTTCTGAAAGCTCCCGTATGTGA